From Ignisphaera aggregans DSM 17230, the proteins below share one genomic window:
- a CDS encoding translation elongation factor 1A (EF-1A/EF-Tu) (COGs: COG5256 Translation elongation factor EF-1alpha (GTPase)~InterPro IPR000795:IPR004160:IPR004161:IPR004539~KEGG: iho:Igni_1150 elongation factor 1-alpha~PFAM: protein synthesis factor GTP-binding; elongation factor Tu domain protein; elongation factor Tu domain 2 protein~PRIAM: Sulfate adenylyltransferase~SPTR: A8ABM5 Elongation factor 1-alpha~TIGRFAM: translation elongation factor EF-1, subunit alpha~PFAM: Elongation factor Tu C-terminal domain; Elongation factor Tu domain 2; Elongation factor Tu GTP binding domain~TIGRFAM: translation elongation factor EF-1 alpha; translation elongation factor TU) yields MSSKPHLNIVIIGHVDHGKSTLVGRLLVEVGAVDEKTWKETLEAAIKAGKESEKYAWLLDRLKEERERGLTISLAYRKFETNNYYYTIIDAPGHRDFVKNMITGASQADVALLVVSAKKGDFEAGMSPEGQTREHILLAKTMGIDQLIIAITKMDITEPPYSEKRFMEILETLVKFLKATGYRMDSVTVVPVSGWVGDNVVKPSDNMPWWNSQKMEELKKKYGVNGARTLLEALDNVKEPPKPIDKPLRIPISEVFVISGVGTVPVGRVETGVLKVGDTVVFLPPNVGGEVRSIEMHHQRIEKALPGDNIGFNVRGVSKEQIKRGDVAGHPTNPPTVVEEFVARVMIVWHPSAIAPGYTPVIHAHTASIPCKIVEIVGKVDPRTGQITEKNPPFIKQGDIAIVRFKPLKPMVLEKFSDFPPLGRFAMRDMGKTVGIGVVMDVKPAKIATK; encoded by the coding sequence ATGAGCTCAAAACCACATCTTAATATTGTAATTATAGGTCATGTAGACCACGGAAAGAGTACTCTAGTCGGAAGATTGTTGGTAGAGGTTGGAGCAGTAGATGAAAAGACATGGAAAGAAACTCTAGAAGCTGCTATAAAAGCTGGTAAGGAGAGTGAGAAATATGCATGGTTATTGGATAGACTTAAGGAGGAACGTGAAAGAGGATTAACAATATCTCTTGCATATAGAAAATTCGAGACTAATAACTATTACTATACTATTATAGATGCACCAGGGCATAGAGACTTTGTAAAGAACATGATTACAGGTGCAAGTCAAGCAGATGTTGCTCTCCTAGTGGTTTCTGCAAAGAAGGGAGATTTTGAAGCAGGTATGAGTCCTGAGGGTCAGACAAGAGAACATATTCTATTAGCCAAGACCATGGGTATAGATCAGCTAATTATAGCTATAACAAAGATGGATATAACAGAGCCGCCATACTCTGAAAAGAGATTTATGGAGATATTGGAAACACTTGTTAAATTCTTAAAAGCTACAGGCTATAGAATGGATAGCGTTACAGTTGTACCAGTCTCAGGATGGGTTGGTGATAATGTTGTAAAGCCTAGTGACAATATGCCTTGGTGGAATAGTCAGAAGATGGAGGAGCTGAAGAAGAAATATGGTGTTAATGGTGCTAGAACATTATTAGAGGCTCTTGATAATGTAAAGGAGCCGCCTAAGCCTATTGATAAGCCATTAAGGATACCTATATCTGAAGTCTTTGTCATTTCAGGTGTAGGTACAGTTCCAGTAGGAAGGGTTGAAACAGGCGTTTTAAAGGTAGGAGATACCGTAGTATTCCTACCACCTAATGTGGGAGGCGAAGTTAGAAGTATAGAGATGCATCATCAAAGAATTGAAAAAGCTTTACCAGGTGACAACATAGGATTTAACGTGAGAGGTGTATCTAAGGAACAGATAAAGAGAGGAGATGTAGCAGGACATCCAACAAATCCACCTACAGTTGTAGAAGAGTTTGTAGCTAGAGTTATGATAGTATGGCATCCATCAGCTATAGCACCTGGATACACACCAGTTATTCACGCACATACAGCAAGTATTCCATGTAAAATAGTTGAAATTGTAGGTAAGGTAGATCCAAGAACAGGACAAATAACAGAAAAGAATCCACCATTCATAAAACAGGGAGATATCGCTATAGTCAGATTTAAACCGTTAAAGCCAATGGTATTAGAAAAGTTTAGTGATTTTCCACCACTTGGAAGATTTGCAATGAGAGATATGGGTAAAACCGTAGGAATAGGAGTAGTAATGGATGTTAAACCAGCAAAAATTGCGACAAAGTAA
- a CDS encoding DNA-directed RNA polymerase, subunit A' (COGs: COG0086 DNA-directed RNA polymerase beta' subunit/160 kD subunit~InterProIPR007066:IPR000722:IPR007083:IPR007080:IPR 006592:IPR012758~KEGG: hbu:Hbut_1574 DNA-directed RNA polymerase subunit A'~PFAM: RNA polymerase Rpb1 domain 1; RNA polymerase alpha subunit; RNA polymerase Rpb1 domain 3; RNA polymerase Rpb1 domain 4~SMART: RNA polymerase I subunit A domain protein~SPTR: A2BN34 DNA-directed RNA polymerase~TIGRFAM: DNA-directed RNA polymerase subunit A'~PFAM: RNA polymerase Rpb1, domain 2; RNA polymerase Rpb1, domain 4; RNA polymerase Rpb1, domain 1; RNA polymerase Rpb1, domain 5; RNA polymerase Rpb1, domain 3~TIGRFAM: DNA-directed RNA polymerase subunit A') yields the protein MAMEEKVIKGIKFGILSPDEIRRMSVVQIVSPETYDEDGTPISGSVMDPRLGAIEPGQTCPICGNTMKACPGHFGHIELALPVINVLYVKHIYDLLRATCANCGRIKVSPSEIEKYMVYLRKLKARYPYLAKRFSEFIKKKAIKVTVCPHCGAKQPKIKLEKPTTFVEQHEESKEVVRLNPLTVRSRLERIPNEDIELLGYDPRDSRPEWMVFTVLPVPPTSIRPSILIETGIRSEDDLTHKLVDIVRTNERLREHISAGAPQIIIDDLWELLQYHVTTYLDNEVPGLPPAKHRSGRPLKTLAQRLKGKEGRFRGNLSGKRVDYSARTVISPEPYLSINEVGVPIDVAKILTVPEKVTEWNIEEMRKLVINGPNRWPGANYIITPDGRRIDLRYVKDRKSVAESLAPGYIVERHVRDGDIAIFNRQPSLHRMSMMGHIIKVLPGKTFRLHLAVCPPYNADFDGDEMNLHIPQTEDARAETRLLLKVQNHILTPRYGGIIIGAIQDYISGAYILTIKTTLLKKEDVIDLLSAAGVVKELPEPAILSPKRLWTGKQIISMFLPEDFNYHGKANISSGPLKCEDIECFWDSYVVVRKGKLLMGVLDKKTIGAEQQDSLLYWLAKEYGVEYVALFMDHVFRMFIRVLEKRGFTLRLDDVAIDENTRKEILEIIKEAFSKVEELVKQYVEGKLEVVPGRSLEESLEIKILEILAEARDKAGEVAVNRLDPFNNAFIMARTGARGNVLNLTQMSATLGQMTVRGERIWRGYMGRPISSYGQNDLGPLARGFVVNSFYSGLSPTEMFMHAAGGREGLVDTAVRTSQSGYMQRRLINALQDLYVEYDGTVRDSTNSIIQFVYGEDGADPAKAPHGNIVNVERIIERVIGWKM from the coding sequence ATGGCGATGGAGGAGAAAGTTATTAAGGGTATAAAGTTTGGAATTCTATCTCCAGATGAAATAAGAAGGATGTCTGTAGTTCAAATAGTATCTCCAGAGACATACGATGAGGATGGTACTCCTATTAGTGGTTCTGTTATGGATCCAAGATTAGGTGCTATTGAACCCGGTCAGACATGTCCTATATGTGGAAATACTATGAAGGCATGTCCTGGTCATTTTGGACATATAGAGTTGGCATTACCTGTAATCAATGTTCTCTACGTTAAACATATATATGACTTACTTAGAGCTACATGTGCTAACTGTGGTCGTATAAAAGTTAGTCCAAGTGAAATTGAAAAGTATATGGTATATCTAAGAAAATTAAAGGCAAGATATCCATATCTTGCTAAAAGATTTTCTGAATTCATAAAGAAGAAAGCAATAAAGGTTACTGTATGTCCTCATTGTGGAGCTAAACAACCTAAGATTAAATTAGAAAAGCCAACAACATTTGTTGAACAACATGAAGAGAGTAAAGAGGTGGTTAGACTCAATCCATTAACTGTAAGGAGTAGATTGGAGAGGATACCTAATGAAGATATAGAGCTATTAGGATATGATCCTAGAGATTCAAGACCAGAATGGATGGTATTCACAGTACTTCCAGTACCCCCAACTTCAATAAGACCATCAATACTTATAGAAACTGGTATTAGATCAGAGGATGATTTGACTCATAAGCTTGTTGATATAGTTAGAACCAATGAGAGGTTAAGAGAACATATTTCAGCAGGTGCTCCACAGATAATCATAGATGATTTATGGGAACTCTTGCAGTATCATGTAACAACATATCTCGATAACGAGGTACCCGGTCTACCACCGGCAAAACATAGATCAGGGAGACCTCTTAAGACTCTTGCTCAGAGATTGAAGGGTAAGGAAGGTCGATTTAGAGGGAATTTATCTGGTAAAAGAGTTGATTATTCAGCTCGTACTGTCATAAGTCCTGAGCCCTATTTAAGCATAAATGAGGTAGGAGTTCCAATTGATGTTGCTAAGATATTAACTGTTCCAGAGAAAGTTACTGAGTGGAATATTGAGGAGATGAGAAAGCTAGTAATTAATGGTCCTAATAGATGGCCTGGCGCTAACTATATAATAACTCCAGATGGTAGAAGAATAGACTTGAGATATGTTAAGGATAGAAAAAGTGTTGCAGAATCATTAGCACCTGGATATATAGTTGAGAGACATGTAAGAGATGGAGATATAGCAATATTTAATAGACAACCATCACTACATAGAATGTCTATGATGGGCCATATAATAAAGGTGTTACCAGGAAAAACATTTAGATTACATCTTGCTGTATGTCCACCATATAACGCTGATTTCGATGGAGATGAAATGAATCTACATATTCCGCAAACCGAAGATGCTAGAGCTGAAACAAGACTTCTTCTAAAGGTTCAGAACCATATACTTACCCCAAGATATGGAGGAATAATTATAGGGGCTATTCAGGACTATATAAGTGGAGCATATATATTAACAATAAAGACAACTCTACTTAAAAAAGAGGATGTAATTGACCTTCTATCTGCTGCTGGAGTTGTTAAAGAGTTACCAGAACCTGCAATACTATCTCCAAAGAGGTTATGGACAGGAAAACAAATTATTAGTATGTTCCTTCCAGAGGACTTTAACTATCATGGTAAAGCAAATATATCTTCAGGACCATTAAAATGTGAAGATATAGAATGTTTCTGGGATTCATATGTTGTTGTAAGAAAGGGGAAGCTGTTGATGGGGGTATTAGACAAAAAGACTATAGGAGCTGAACAACAGGATAGTTTGCTTTATTGGTTAGCAAAAGAATATGGCGTGGAATATGTAGCTCTATTTATGGATCATGTCTTTAGGATGTTTATTAGAGTTTTAGAGAAGAGAGGATTTACTTTACGGTTAGATGATGTAGCTATCGATGAGAATACTAGGAAAGAGATACTTGAGATTATTAAGGAGGCATTTTCAAAAGTTGAAGAACTTGTAAAGCAATATGTAGAAGGTAAGCTGGAAGTTGTACCGGGAAGATCCCTTGAAGAAAGCTTAGAGATAAAGATTCTTGAGATATTAGCTGAAGCACGAGATAAGGCTGGTGAGGTTGCAGTAAATCGTTTAGATCCATTCAATAATGCATTTATTATGGCAAGAACAGGTGCTAGAGGAAATGTCTTAAACCTAACACAAATGTCAGCTACACTTGGTCAAATGACCGTACGTGGAGAAAGAATATGGAGAGGATATATGGGAAGACCTATTTCTAGCTATGGACAAAACGATTTAGGGCCATTAGCAAGAGGTTTTGTTGTTAATAGTTTCTATTCAGGTTTATCACCTACAGAAATGTTTATGCATGCAGCTGGAGGTAGAGAAGGTCTAGTAGATACTGCTGTAAGAACATCACAAAGTGGATATATGCAGCGTAGATTGATAAATGCATTACAGGATCTATATGTTGAATATGATGGTACTGTAAGGGATTCCACCAATTCAATTATACAATTTGTTTATGGTGAAGATGGAGCAGATCCAGCGAAAGCTCCGCATGGGAATATTGTAAATGTTGAAAGAATTATTGAGAGGGTTATAGGGTGGAAGATGTGA
- a CDS encoding NusA family KH domain protein (COGs: COG0195 Transcription elongation factor~InterPro IPR004044:IPR004088:IPR010212~KEGG: sto:ST0273 transcription elongation factor NusA-like protein~PFAM: KH type 2 domain protein~SPTR: P11523 NusA protein homolog~TIGRFAM: NusA family KH domain protein~PFAM: KH domain~TIGRFAM: NusA family KH domain protein, archaeal) → MKPQINVKLTMEEMRYMSLFQDITGVTPKDCIINEELGTVFFVVESDKLGQAIGRKGINVKYLSKLIGKDVEIVGWGNNLEDFVKNIFMPARVQRIQLVEGRDKKIVYVYVDPRDKGIAIGKNGRNVAKARLLLNRYFMIDSVVIV, encoded by the coding sequence ATGAAACCTCAAATAAATGTAAAATTAACAATGGAAGAAATGAGATATATGTCATTATTTCAGGATATTACTGGTGTTACTCCAAAGGATTGTATTATAAATGAAGAGCTTGGAACAGTATTCTTCGTTGTGGAGAGCGATAAATTAGGTCAAGCAATTGGTAGAAAGGGTATAAATGTTAAGTATTTGTCTAAGTTAATAGGAAAAGATGTTGAGATTGTTGGCTGGGGTAATAATTTAGAAGACTTTGTTAAGAATATATTTATGCCTGCAAGAGTTCAAAGGATACAATTGGTTGAAGGTAGAGATAAGAAGATTGTGTATGTCTATGTAGATCCTAGAGATAAGGGTATTGCTATAGGTAAAAATGGTAGAAATGTTGCAAAAGCTAGGTTGCTACTAAATAGATACTTTATGATAGACTCTGTGGTGATAGTATAA
- a CDS encoding SSU ribosomal protein S12P (COGs: COG0048 Ribosomal protein S12~InterPro IPR006032:IPR005680~KEGG: iho:Igni_0247 30S ribosomal protein S12P~PFAM: ribosomal protein S12/S23~SPTR: A8A929 30S ribosomal protein S12P~TIGRFAM: ribosomal protein S23 (S12)~PFAM: Ribosomal protein S12~TIGRFAM: ribosomal protein S23 (S12)), producing MAGKKAPYGLYAARKLRLKRLKFRWSQRDFRVRMLKLKEKYNPLEGAPMARGIVLEKVGVEARQPNAGVRKCVRVQLVKNGKVVTAFVPYDGGLNFIDEHDEVLIVGIGGSRGKSMGDIPGVKFKVIAVNGVALTELLKGKKQKPLR from the coding sequence ATGGCTGGAAAGAAGGCACCGTATGGACTCTATGCAGCAAGAAAACTTAGATTAAAAAGATTGAAATTTAGATGGAGTCAAAGAGATTTTAGAGTACGAATGTTAAAGTTAAAAGAGAAATACAATCCACTTGAAGGAGCGCCGATGGCTCGTGGAATAGTTCTTGAGAAAGTTGGTGTAGAGGCTCGTCAACCTAATGCTGGTGTTAGAAAATGTGTTAGAGTTCAGTTGGTTAAAAATGGTAAGGTTGTTACAGCGTTTGTCCCGTATGATGGTGGACTAAACTTTATTGATGAACATGATGAAGTTCTTATAGTTGGTATTGGTGGTAGTAGAGGAAAGTCTATGGGCGATATCCCTGGTGTTAAATTTAAGGTTATTGCAGTAAATGGGGTTGCTCTTACAGAGTTGCTAAAGGGTAAAAAGCAGAAACCTTTGAGGTGA
- a CDS encoding DNA-directed RNA polymerase, subunit A' (COGs: COG0086 DNA-directed RNA polymerase beta' subunit/160 kD subunit~InterPro IPR007081:IPR012757~KEGG: iho:Igni_0244 DNA-directed RNA polymerase, subunit A~PFAM: RNA polymerase Rpb1 domain 5~SPTR: A8A926 DNA-directed RNA polymerase, subunit A~TIGRFAM: DNA-directed RNA polymerase, subunit A''~PFAM: RNA polymerase Rpb1, domain 5~TIGRFAM: DNA-directed RNA polymerase, subunit A''), translated as MKKEIDIDKIVEDKLGSRVPPKIINEIKDTLRKYNLSQEEMEMVLNEIVREIEENSIDPGEPVGIVAAQSIGEPSTQMTLRTFHYAGVRELNVTLGLPRLIELVDAKKTPSTPLTYVYLTEEYRGDREKAIEIARKIELTKIVNVAMRIDIDLFNNTMIITLDPVMLEDKGVFVEDIIKALQKAVKKAKINVNPDNPNEIIIQFTEPLDPTKVEKLREKILNTKIKGIKGINKVIIQRRGDEYVLVCEGSNLSELMEIEGVDYRRIRTNNIREVEEILGIEAARSLLIEEIMNVLEEQGLDVDIRHVTLVADIMTRTGSVRQIGRHGIAGMKDSVLSRASFEVTVKQLIDAASRGEIDNLKGVIENIIVGNYMPIGTAKVKLVYNPYRKQS; from the coding sequence ATGAAAAAGGAAATAGATATTGATAAAATTGTAGAAGATAAATTAGGTTCTCGTGTTCCTCCGAAGATCATCAATGAAATTAAAGATACATTAAGGAAATACAATCTTTCTCAAGAAGAAATGGAGATGGTATTGAATGAAATAGTTAGAGAAATTGAAGAAAATTCTATTGATCCTGGTGAACCTGTAGGTATTGTAGCAGCACAGAGCATTGGAGAACCAAGCACCCAAATGACTCTAAGAACATTTCACTATGCCGGAGTAAGAGAATTAAATGTTACATTGGGATTACCAAGACTTATAGAGCTTGTTGATGCAAAGAAAACACCATCAACACCCTTAACATATGTATATTTAACAGAAGAATACAGAGGTGATAGAGAAAAAGCAATTGAAATAGCAAGAAAGATTGAACTTACAAAAATAGTTAATGTAGCAATGAGAATAGATATCGATTTATTTAACAATACCATGATAATAACCCTAGACCCGGTGATGCTTGAGGATAAAGGTGTTTTTGTTGAAGATATCATTAAGGCTCTTCAAAAAGCTGTTAAAAAGGCTAAGATTAATGTTAATCCAGATAATCCTAATGAGATTATTATTCAGTTTACAGAACCCTTAGATCCTACTAAGGTCGAAAAATTGAGGGAGAAGATATTAAATACTAAGATAAAGGGTATTAAGGGTATAAATAAGGTGATAATACAGAGAAGAGGAGATGAATATGTACTTGTATGTGAGGGTAGCAATCTTAGTGAATTGATGGAGATAGAAGGTGTTGATTATAGAAGGATAAGAACAAATAATATCAGAGAAGTTGAAGAGATATTAGGAATAGAGGCTGCTAGATCACTACTAATTGAAGAGATTATGAATGTCCTTGAGGAACAGGGACTAGATGTTGATATAAGGCATGTAACTCTAGTTGCAGATATTATGACTAGAACAGGAAGCGTTCGGCAAATAGGCCGTCATGGAATAGCCGGAATGAAGGATAGTGTATTATCTAGAGCATCATTTGAGGTCACAGTTAAGCAGCTTATCGATGCTGCAAGTAGAGGAGAGATAGATAATTTAAAAGGTGTAATAGAAAATATTATAGTTGGAAACTATATGCCTATAGGTACAGCTAAGGTTAAGTTAGTTTATAATCCATATAGAAAACAGAGTTGA
- a CDS encoding LSU ribosomal protein L30E (COGs: COG1911 Ribosomal protein L30E~InterPro IPR004038:IPR000231~KEGG: smr:Smar_0805 50S ribosomal protein L30E~PFAM: ribosomal protein L7Ae/L30e/S12e/Gadd45~SPTR: A3DMP6 LSU ribosomal protein L30E~PFAM: Ribosomal protein L7Ae/L30e/S12e/Gadd45 family), translated as MASQSIDNILRFVVRTGKIVIGSKNTIKLLKLGALKYVVISSNVPENIRQDIEYYSKLSNIPIIVFPGTNRELGTVLGKPFSVAVMGIIDPGQITPEILNRFIKQ; from the coding sequence ATGGCATCACAGTCAATAGATAATATATTAAGGTTCGTGGTAAGGACAGGAAAAATTGTTATAGGGTCAAAGAATACAATAAAACTACTAAAGCTTGGAGCACTAAAGTATGTTGTAATATCATCTAATGTTCCAGAAAATATAAGACAAGATATTGAGTATTACTCAAAGCTATCAAATATACCTATAATAGTTTTTCCAGGAACAAATAGAGAACTTGGTACGGTATTAGGAAAACCATTTTCAGTAGCAGTAATGGGAATAATTGATCCAGGTCAGATAACCCCTGAGATATTAAATAGATTTATTAAGCAATAG
- a CDS encoding ribosomal protein S10 (COGs: COG0051 Ribosomal protein S10~InterPro IPR001848:IPR005729~KEGG: sin:YN1551_0924 ribosomal protein S10~PFAM: ribosomal protein S10~SPTR: C4KIW6 Ribosomal protein S10~TIGRFAM: ribosomal protein S10~PFAM: Ribosomal protein S10p/S20e~TIGRFAM: ribosomal protein S10(archaeal)/S20(eukaryotic)): MSSIVRIRLWSNDINNLNYVVSQIVDIAKKAGVRVKGPVPLPVKRLIVSVPRLPHGEGSKVWDKWEMRIHKRLIDIEANEHVIRQIMRVRVPENVYIEIEIKRR; the protein is encoded by the coding sequence ATGTCATCAATAGTAAGAATAAGGCTCTGGAGCAATGACATAAATAATTTAAACTATGTAGTATCACAAATAGTAGATATAGCGAAAAAAGCAGGAGTAAGAGTAAAGGGGCCGGTACCACTACCAGTAAAAAGACTTATAGTCAGTGTACCAAGATTGCCACATGGCGAAGGATCAAAGGTATGGGATAAATGGGAGATGAGGATACATAAAAGATTGATAGACATAGAAGCAAACGAACATGTAATAAGACAGATAATGAGGGTTAGAGTACCTGAAAATGTTTACATAGAGATAGAAATAAAGAGAAGATAA
- a CDS encoding Linocin_M18 bacteriocin protein (COGs: COG1659 conserved hypothetical protein~InterPro IPR007544~KEGG: pcl:Pcal_1254 Linocin_M18 bacteriocin protein~PFAM: Linocin_M18 bacteriocin protein~SPTR: A3MVL1 Linocin_M18 bacteriocin protein~PFAM: Encapsulating protein for peroxidase; Rubrerythrin), with translation MMSKHPLELPVGRKLSKEEIAQALRLSIIAELDAINLYLQLAGAIDDEKIRKVFEDIAKEEKTHVGEFLALLKVLDEEQVTELERGAREVEELTGLKVANSTVDESSDDNVLTEDEFKYLSSEVARVAGSVRVFRKYIPVYSAGKGVDAVPLETIVSKDGITPVERIVIPLQEFSTKFVLSQKSIDYARSRKEMPDISTALQAATKLAIDEDSYIVKTLLSCKDVLRISMGRWEEAGVAIDDVTKALQELVKQGIVGPYVLFVSPDRYAKLLKVYERVTELERLKSLVKDVVQSIHIPGNIAILISANPYVIDVAVGVDTEVNYIGPENGNHVFRIRETIALRIKNPKGIVILEEKM, from the coding sequence ATGATGTCTAAACATCCATTAGAACTACCTGTTGGTAGAAAGCTTAGTAAAGAGGAGATTGCCCAAGCTCTTAGGCTCTCTATTATTGCAGAGCTTGATGCTATCAATCTATATTTACAGCTTGCAGGAGCTATAGATGATGAAAAAATTAGAAAGGTTTTTGAGGATATTGCTAAAGAGGAAAAGACACATGTTGGTGAATTTTTAGCACTTTTAAAGGTTTTGGATGAAGAGCAGGTTACAGAGCTTGAGAGAGGGGCTAGAGAAGTTGAAGAATTAACAGGGTTGAAGGTAGCTAATAGTACTGTAGATGAAAGTAGTGATGATAATGTGTTGACTGAGGATGAGTTTAAATATCTATCCTCTGAAGTTGCTAGAGTTGCTGGTAGTGTTAGGGTCTTTAGAAAGTATATTCCTGTGTATAGTGCTGGAAAAGGTGTTGATGCTGTACCTCTAGAAACCATAGTATCTAAAGATGGTATAACACCTGTAGAAAGAATTGTGATACCTCTTCAAGAGTTCTCTACGAAATTTGTATTAAGTCAGAAAAGTATTGATTATGCAAGGAGTAGAAAGGAAATGCCAGATATTTCAACAGCTCTTCAAGCAGCAACAAAACTAGCTATTGATGAAGATAGCTATATTGTAAAAACTTTATTGAGCTGTAAGGATGTTTTAAGAATTTCAATGGGTAGATGGGAAGAAGCAGGTGTAGCTATAGATGATGTAACCAAGGCTTTACAGGAACTTGTAAAACAAGGTATTGTAGGACCATATGTATTGTTTGTAAGTCCAGATAGATATGCAAAACTATTAAAGGTTTATGAAAGAGTAACAGAGCTTGAAAGACTAAAGTCTCTTGTTAAAGATGTAGTTCAATCTATACATATTCCAGGAAATATAGCTATACTTATATCGGCTAATCCATATGTAATAGATGTAGCTGTAGGTGTAGATACAGAGGTAAATTACATAGGACCTGAAAATG
- a CDS encoding SSU ribosomal protein S7P (COGs: COG0049 Ribosomal protein S7~InterPro IPR000235:IPR005716~KEGG: smr:Smar_0809 30S ribosomal protein S7P~PFAM: ribosomal protein S7~SPTR: A3DMQ0 30S ribosomal protein S7P~TIGRFAM: ribosomal protein S7~PFAM: Ribosomal protein S7p/S5e~TIGRFAM: ribosomal protein S7(archaeal)/S5(eukaryotic)), with protein MATEDMSISKIVVDLDDIKLFGKWSYRDVVVIDPSLKKYISLRPVIVPHTAGRHARKRFGKATVPIVERLINRLMRKAKNTGKKHLAYNIVKLAFDLIYIKTKENPLQVFVRAIENAAPREETTRIMYGGIVYHVAVDIAPMRRVDLALRHITEGAFNCSFRSAKPIEECLADEIIAAAAYDTRSYAIQRKEEIERIALSSR; from the coding sequence ATGGCTACAGAAGATATGAGTATATCAAAGATAGTTGTAGACCTTGATGATATAAAGCTATTTGGGAAGTGGAGCTATAGAGATGTAGTTGTCATTGATCCTAGTCTTAAGAAATATATATCATTAAGACCTGTTATAGTTCCACATACTGCTGGTCGCCATGCACGTAAAAGATTTGGCAAAGCTACAGTTCCAATTGTTGAAAGACTTATAAATAGACTGATGAGAAAAGCTAAGAATACCGGGAAGAAACATCTTGCTTATAATATTGTCAAACTTGCTTTTGACCTCATATATATAAAAACAAAGGAGAATCCACTACAAGTTTTTGTTAGAGCAATAGAGAATGCAGCACCTAGAGAAGAGACTACAAGAATTATGTATGGAGGTATAGTATATCATGTAGCTGTTGATATAGCCCCCATGAGAAGAGTTGATCTAGCATTGAGACATATAACTGAGGGAGCATTTAATTGTTCATTTAGATCTGCAAAGCCTATAGAGGAATGCCTAGCAGATGAAATAATAGCAGCAGCAGCCTATGATACCAGAAGCTATGCTATACAGAGAAAAGAAGAGATAGAGAGGATAGCTCTAAGTTCGCGTTAG